The window ACGCTATCTTTTTTGGCAAACCGCACTGGTGCAATTTTAGTTCCGGTCCTACTACAATTACAGAACGTGCCGAATAATCCACTCTTTTTCCCAATAAATTTTCCCTAAAGCGCCCCTGCTTACCCTTTATCATATCAGTTAATGATTTTAAAGGCCGGTTATTGCTTCCCAGAACGGGCCGCTTTCCCCTTGTATTATCAAATAAAGCATCAACAGCCTGCTGCAACATTCTTTTTTCGTTTCTAATAATGACCTCAGGCGCATTTAAGTCAATTAATTTTTTCAGACGGTTATTTCTGTTAATAATTCTTCTGTACAGATCATTTAAATCAGATGAAGCAAAATTTCCACTCTCCAGAAGCACTAAAGGCCTTAAGTCAGGAGGTATTACAGGAATGACACTAAGCACCATCCACTCTGGTTTATTTTGTGAATCTCTGAAAAGTTCGACAATTTCGAGCCTTTTAATAATTTCTTTAGCTCGTTGTTTAGACTTTGTTAGTGTAAGTTCTTCTCGCAACTCTATCGACAAGGCAACCAAATCGAGCTTTTTCAACAATTCACGTATGGCCTCCGCACCCATTCCGGCCTCAAAAGATTGTTCTCCATATTTTTCTCTGTTTACCTTGAATTCTTCTTCACTTAGTATTTGATATTCTTTAAGCGAGGTACTACCAGGGTCCGTAACTACATACGCCTGAAAATAAATGATTCTCTCCAAAGACGTTGTTTTCATCCCCAGCAGTGTGCCTAGACGTGATGGCATGGCTTTAAAAAACCATATATGCACAATTGGCGCAGCCAAATTAATATGGCCAAGACGCTTTCTTCTCACGCGAGAATGGGCTATCTTTACGCCACAACGATCGCATATTATCCCTTTATGCTTTATGCCTTTATATTTTCCGCAAAAACACTCCCAATTTCGCTCCGGCCCGAAAATACGTTCGCAAAATAAACCATCTTTCTCCGCCCGATAGGTACGGTAATTTATTGTTTCAGGTTTTTTTATCTCTCCATAGGACCAACCCTTGATTTCTTCAGGAGAGGCCAGAGATATTTTAACAGAACTATATTCATTAATTCTATCGTAGAGAATGTCAGCCATTGAAAAACCTTTTCGATAAAGTCATAAAATTTCTTTCTTTTTCTTTTCCAGTTTTAAACTAAGACCTAGTCCGGCAATCTCATTCGAAAGGACTTCAAAGGACGCTGGTGTTCCCGCCTCTAATGTATTATTTCCTTTTACCATAGATTCATAGATCTTCGTCCTGCCTTCCACGTCGTCACTTTTTACTGTAATGAGTTCCTGTAAATTATGAGCTGCACCGTATGCTTCGAGCGCCCAAACCTCCATCTCTCCAAACCTTTGACCACCAAACCTCGCTTTACCTCCCAGCGGTTGCTGGGTTATCAACGAATACGGACCTGTCGCCCGAGCATGCACCTTTTCATCTACCAAATGATGAAGTTTCAACATATACATATAACCAACCGCAACCTTCTGCTCAAAAGGCTCACCTGTCCTGCCATCATACAAGATAGACTTTCCATCCTCAGGCAACCCAGCTTCTTTTAGTGTTTCTCTAATTTCTTCTTCTGTAGCACTATCAAAAATTGGCGTTATAACACGAAATCCTAATTTTTCAGCTGCCCAACCTAAATGAGTCTCAAGAATCTGTCCTATGTTCATTCTCGAAGGTACGCCTAGTGGATTCAACAGCATTTCAACGCGGGTCCCATCAGCCATAAACGGCATATCCTCTTCAGGAAGTATTCTGGAAATTACACCCTTATTCCCATGCCTACCTGCCATCTTATCACCTACTGATAATTTTCTCTTTGTGGCAATAGATATTTTAGCAAGCTCCAATACTCCTGTCGGCAATTCGTCACCTCGTTTTATATGTGTGATTTTTCTGTCTCTTTCATCCTTTAATATTTCAATTTTCCCTATAAACTTTTTACAGATATCTAACGCCATTTCTTTTTTCTTTATGCTATTAAAATCGATATTTTCTATATCAAAACTTTCTTCCATAATTCGGATAGATTTTGCCGTCATATCACGCTCTATCCTATATGTTTGACCAGATTGAACATCAACCAAAGGCTCACGAATTTCTTCCTCAATCTCCTGTAACATATTCGTAAACAATTTGGAAATATCATTATCATATTTGTTTTCTATCTCATTCATTTCTCGCACGATGGCTTGCTTTTTTTCTTCAGAAATATAAGATTTTCTTGAAAAAACCTGTGTGTTTATAACGATTCCCTCCATACCGGACGGTACCTCTAACGACTCATTCTTGACATCTTCACCGGCACGCCCAAATATTGCATGCAGTAACTTCTCTTCTGGAGATAACTCGCTTCTACTTTTTGGGGCAATTTTACCTACCAATATATCACCAGGTTTTACCTTTGTACCAACGCGAATAATACCGTTTTCATCCAAATTTCTTAAGGCCTTTTCAGAAACGTTTGGAATGTCTCGGGTAAACTCTTCTCTTCCCAGCTTTGTTTCCCTGATTTCAACCTCGAATTCATCTCTATGGACGGAAGTAAATCTATCATCTTTAAGCAACGCCTCACTAATGACCATAGCGTCTTCAAAGTTATACCCATCCCATGTCATAAAGGCAACTAATACGTTCTTCCCGAGACTCAGCTCGCCATTGCAGGTTGCAGCTCCGTCTGCAATCACTTCACCTTTCTTTACCTTCTGCCCTTCTACTACAATAGGCTTCTGATTTAAACATGTGCCTTCATTTAAGCCTACAAACTTTCTAAGTCTGTAAATATCCCTATCACCTATACAGATTTCGTCTGCCGATACCTTTGTTACAATTCCGGTGTTTTTCGCCTGCTGGGTCATGCTTGAATTCTGCGCAACAATTCTTTCCATGCCCGTTGAAACAATCGGAGGTTCCACTTTCAAAAGTGGCACTGCCTGTCTTTGCATATTAGATCCCATCAACGCCCTGTTGGCATCACTATGTTCAAGAAATGGTATCAAGCTAGCAGAAACTCCCACCAGCTGCTTCGGAGACACATCCATATAGCTGACATCTTTAATGCTCATCTGGTTAAAATCACCATTATAGCGACAGAGTATGTTTTGGTTCTCAATTCTTTCCATACCTTGATTCAATACATCAGCAGGAGCTATCAACTTGCTTTCTTCCTCATCTGCACGCAGGTAGGTAATCTTTTCTGTAATCTTTCCCTTCTCAACTATTCTGTATGGGGTAATCAAAAATCCGTACTCATCTGTTGCGGCATAAATACTTAAAGAAGCTATCAAACCTATGTTAGTGCCTTCAGGGGTCTCAATAGGACAAACTCTTCCATAATGTGATACATGCACATCTCTAACCTCAAATCCGGCTCGCTTCCTATTTAACCCGCCAGGCCCTAAAGCACTCAGCCTCCTTTCATGGGTTAATTGTGCTAAAGGATTTGTTTGATCAAGGACTTGAGACAACTCGCTTCTGCTGAAAAAGTAATCTATAGCCGAAAAAATAGTCTTCGAGTTTATCAGCGAACGAGGAGTTAATTGCTCAGAATCTTTTACGCTTAGTCTTTCTTGTACAGTCCTTCTTAACTTCAGGAACCCTTTGCGCAACTCTTCACCCACCAATTCATCAATCGTTCGAAGTCTCCTATTACCTAAGTTATCAATATCATCAATTGATGCGCCAGGTTCACCTTTTCTTAATTTTATCAGATATCGAACGGCCTCAACGTAATCTTCCTTTTGCAACGTCATCTCGGCAACATTAACATCATGTCCTAATTTCCTGTTTAACCTAAATCTTCCCACAGGCCCCAATCTATATCTCTTCACATCAAAAAACTTATCGTAGAACAATTGTTTTGCCTTATCAATGTGCTGAGGGTTTCCTGGTCGAAATCTGGCATATATTTTTATCAGTGCATCTTCATGCGATTTTGCAAAGTCTGATTCCAAGGAATTTAATATTAACGGGTCGTCCACCTTCTTGATTACTTCCATCTTCTTGATACCCAAATCCATAATCGCCCGTATTGTTGTATCTGAAATTTGACGGCCCGCTTCCAGTAGGATCTCTCCAGAAGAAGGGTCTATTATTTTATCTGCCGTATACCTTCCGTTTAACTTTGACACAGAAGCGCTATCCGAAACCTTAATAACTTCCGTTTTGTAAAACAATCTTATAAT of the Candidatus Brocadiaceae bacterium genome contains:
- the rpoB gene encoding DNA-directed RNA polymerase subunit beta, which codes for MEIRNYSKVQEVVELQSLVQIQANAYQRFLQAEVPATKRKNYGIEAILREIFPISNYDGTISLNYIRYELGKPRYTQDECRQLRLTYGRPFRVWLMLNKAEPVEEEVYLGEIPVVIGGGEFIINGTERVIVTQLHRSPGIDFIEDFHAEKRLHSCRIIPERGSWIELEVGKKDVLTVRIDQSGKLPATCFLRALSEEYANDEDIIRLFYKTEVIKVSDSASVSKLNGRYTADKIIDPSSGEILLEAGRQISDTTIRAIMDLGIKKMEVIKKVDDPLILNSLESDFAKSHEDALIKIYARFRPGNPQHIDKAKQLFYDKFFDVKRYRLGPVGRFRLNRKLGHDVNVAEMTLQKEDYVEAVRYLIKLRKGEPGASIDDIDNLGNRRLRTIDELVGEELRKGFLKLRRTVQERLSVKDSEQLTPRSLINSKTIFSAIDYFFSRSELSQVLDQTNPLAQLTHERRLSALGPGGLNRKRAGFEVRDVHVSHYGRVCPIETPEGTNIGLIASLSIYAATDEYGFLITPYRIVEKGKITEKITYLRADEEESKLIAPADVLNQGMERIENQNILCRYNGDFNQMSIKDVSYMDVSPKQLVGVSASLIPFLEHSDANRALMGSNMQRQAVPLLKVEPPIVSTGMERIVAQNSSMTQQAKNTGIVTKVSADEICIGDRDIYRLRKFVGLNEGTCLNQKPIVVEGQKVKKGEVIADGAATCNGELSLGKNVLVAFMTWDGYNFEDAMVISEALLKDDRFTSVHRDEFEVEIRETKLGREEFTRDIPNVSEKALRNLDENGIIRVGTKVKPGDILVGKIAPKSRSELSPEEKLLHAIFGRAGEDVKNESLEVPSGMEGIVINTQVFSRKSYISEEKKQAIVREMNEIENKYDNDISKLFTNMLQEIEEEIREPLVDVQSGQTYRIERDMTAKSIRIMEESFDIENIDFNSIKKKEMALDICKKFIGKIEILKDERDRKITHIKRGDELPTGVLELAKISIATKRKLSVGDKMAGRHGNKGVISRILPEEDMPFMADGTRVEMLLNPLGVPSRMNIGQILETHLGWAAEKLGFRVITPIFDSATEEEIRETLKEAGLPEDGKSILYDGRTGEPFEQKVAVGYMYMLKLHHLVDEKVHARATGPYSLITQQPLGGKARFGGQRFGEMEVWALEAYGAAHNLQELITVKSDDVEGRTKIYESMVKGNNTLEAGTPASFEVLSNEIAGLGLSLKLEKKKKEIL